One window of Burkholderia vietnamiensis LMG 10929 genomic DNA carries:
- a CDS encoding ArnT family glycosyltransferase gives MPGTAAPGRRRTPVPASAHHTRSTADPDLDTTLHTAGSPSGAAAAAAAAAVTVAVSVADAPRDRALRLAWRAWLLVAALAAAYLLPGIVGHDPWKQDETYTFGIIQHMLETGDFVVPTNAGQPFMEKPPLYAAVATSLAWLLQRVMPLHDAARLASALFAALAFGFIARAARSASRAERWLDLRVLGPVVLSAGTLVVVKHVHDMMTDVALFAGTAMGFCGLLELVMQHVARGRQLQHGLPVRPSGPWAAPLFGAGVGIALMSKGLFVPLVFAATLVAAMALYPACRTRAFARSLGLAALVFAPFALIWPIALFLRSETLFMTWFWDNNVGRFFGFSVPELGAENDKPFFILRAFVLLGFPVAPLAIAALARGAWREWRTPRIALPVLFAGIGLAVLQVSATSRQLYILPFFAPLALVAAQAIERLPRALHLAWDYLSRALFGTVVMLAWAIWAVMADPNASRAGVAVLGRWLPLDWTMPLVPGFVIGALALTVGWLWLLPKLRTTGPWRGALSWGAGALVAWGLVYTLLLPWLDVAKSYRSVFEDLNAHLALEWNDGDCMASLHGLGESEAPMLYYFSGIRHTPIDDATTTRCTWMIVQGVRAVDPAPGSEWKLFWTGARPGDNEELLRVYVRTPDQHALQ, from the coding sequence ATGCCAGGAACCGCAGCGCCCGGCCGGCGACGCACGCCCGTGCCCGCCTCGGCACACCACACCCGATCGACCGCCGATCCCGACCTCGATACGACGCTTCATACCGCCGGCTCGCCGTCCGGGGCGGCAGCCGCGGCCGCGGCTGCGGCCGTGACGGTGGCCGTGAGCGTCGCCGACGCGCCCCGCGACCGCGCGCTGCGGCTGGCCTGGCGCGCGTGGCTGCTGGTCGCGGCACTGGCGGCTGCGTACCTGCTGCCCGGCATAGTGGGCCACGATCCGTGGAAGCAGGACGAAACCTATACGTTCGGCATCATCCAGCACATGCTGGAGACCGGCGACTTCGTCGTGCCGACCAACGCCGGCCAGCCCTTCATGGAGAAGCCGCCGCTCTACGCGGCGGTCGCGACCAGCCTCGCATGGTTGCTGCAGCGCGTGATGCCGCTGCACGATGCGGCGCGCCTCGCGAGCGCGCTGTTCGCCGCGCTGGCGTTCGGCTTCATCGCGCGCGCGGCGCGCAGCGCGAGCCGCGCCGAGCGCTGGCTCGACCTGCGCGTGCTCGGCCCCGTGGTGCTCAGCGCGGGCACGCTCGTCGTCGTCAAGCACGTGCACGACATGATGACCGACGTCGCGCTATTCGCCGGCACCGCGATGGGCTTTTGCGGACTGCTCGAACTGGTGATGCAGCACGTCGCGCGCGGGCGCCAGTTGCAGCACGGGCTGCCGGTGCGGCCGTCCGGCCCCTGGGCTGCGCCGCTGTTCGGCGCCGGCGTCGGTATCGCACTGATGTCGAAGGGACTGTTCGTGCCGCTGGTGTTCGCGGCGACGCTCGTGGCCGCGATGGCGCTCTACCCCGCGTGCCGCACGCGCGCGTTCGCGCGCTCGCTCGGGCTCGCGGCGCTCGTGTTCGCCCCATTCGCGCTGATCTGGCCGATCGCGCTGTTCCTGCGCTCCGAGACGCTCTTCATGACGTGGTTCTGGGACAACAACGTCGGCCGCTTCTTCGGCTTCTCCGTGCCCGAACTCGGCGCGGAGAACGACAAGCCGTTCTTCATCCTGCGTGCGTTCGTGCTGCTCGGCTTCCCGGTCGCGCCGCTCGCGATCGCCGCCCTCGCCCGCGGCGCGTGGCGCGAATGGCGCACGCCGCGCATTGCGTTGCCCGTGCTGTTCGCCGGCATCGGGCTGGCCGTGCTGCAGGTGTCCGCCACGTCCCGCCAGCTCTACATCCTGCCGTTCTTCGCGCCGCTCGCGCTGGTCGCCGCGCAGGCGATCGAGCGTCTGCCGCGCGCGCTGCATCTCGCCTGGGATTACCTGAGCCGCGCGCTGTTCGGCACGGTCGTCATGCTCGCGTGGGCGATCTGGGCGGTGATGGCCGATCCGAACGCGTCGCGCGCCGGCGTCGCGGTGCTCGGCCGCTGGCTGCCGCTCGACTGGACGATGCCGCTCGTGCCCGGATTCGTGATCGGCGCGCTCGCGCTGACGGTGGGCTGGCTGTGGCTGCTGCCGAAGCTGCGCACGACCGGCCCGTGGCGCGGCGCGCTGTCGTGGGGCGCGGGCGCGCTGGTCGCATGGGGGCTCGTGTACACGCTGCTGCTGCCGTGGCTGGACGTCGCGAAAAGCTACCGGTCGGTGTTCGAAGACCTGAACGCGCATCTCGCGCTCGAATGGAACGACGGCGACTGCATGGCGAGCCTGCACGGGCTCGGCGAATCGGAAGCGCCGATGCTGTACTACTTCTCCGGGATCCGGCACACGCCGATCGACGACGCGACGACGACGCGCTGCACGTGGATGATCGTCCAGGGCGTGCGGGCCGTCGATCCGGCGCCGGGCAGCGAATGGAAGCTGTTCTGGACCGGGGCGCGCCCGGGCGACAACGAAGAACTGCTGCGCGTCTACGTGCGCACGCCCGACCAGCACGCGCTGCAGTGA
- a CDS encoding SDR family oxidoreductase, with amino-acid sequence MPSPSDRKTVLITGASRGIGRASAVLAAARGWDVGINYTRDAAAAELTARAVRDAGGRACVVAGDVSNEADVIAMFDAVATAFGRLDALVNNAGIVAPSMPLADMSVDRLRRMFDTNVLGAYLCAREAARRLSTDRGGRGGAIVNVSSIASRLGSPNEYVDYAGSKGAVDALTIGLAKELGPHGVRVNAVRPGLIETEIHASGGQPDRAARLGAQTPLGRAGEAHEIAEAIVWLISDAASYTTGALLDVGGGR; translated from the coding sequence ATGCCCTCGCCGTCCGACCGCAAGACCGTTCTCATCACCGGCGCGAGCCGCGGCATCGGCCGCGCGAGCGCCGTGCTCGCGGCGGCGCGCGGCTGGGACGTCGGCATCAACTACACGCGCGACGCGGCGGCCGCCGAACTGACCGCACGAGCCGTGCGCGACGCCGGCGGCCGCGCGTGCGTGGTCGCGGGCGACGTGTCGAACGAAGCGGACGTCATCGCGATGTTCGACGCCGTCGCGACCGCGTTCGGCCGCCTCGACGCGCTGGTCAACAACGCAGGCATCGTCGCGCCGTCGATGCCGCTCGCCGACATGTCGGTCGACCGCTTGCGGCGCATGTTCGATACCAACGTGCTCGGCGCGTATCTGTGCGCGCGCGAAGCCGCGCGCCGACTGTCCACCGACCGCGGCGGGCGCGGCGGCGCGATCGTCAACGTGTCGTCGATCGCGTCGCGGCTCGGCTCGCCGAACGAGTACGTCGACTATGCCGGCTCGAAAGGGGCGGTCGATGCGCTGACGATCGGCCTCGCGAAGGAACTGGGTCCGCATGGTGTGCGGGTCAACGCGGTGCGCCCCGGCCTGATCGAGACCGAGATCCATGCGAGCGGCGGCCAGCCCGACCGCGCGGCCCGGCTCGGCGCGCAGACGCCGCTCGGCCGCGCGGGCGAAGCGCATGAGATCGCCGAAGCGATCGTGTGGCTCATCAGCGACGCGGCGTCGTACACGACCGGCGCGCTACTGGACGTCGGCGGCGGCCGCTGA
- a CDS encoding TIGR00730 family Rossman fold protein has protein sequence MKAVCVYCGSSSGVRPVYADAARAFGRALVAADLTLVYGGGRVGLMGTIADEVMAAGGRAVGVIPELLVDKEVGHTGLSELHVVPDMHHRKKMMADLADAFVAMPGGAGTLEELFEVYTWAQLGYHRKPVALYNIDSFYDPLIAMLRHTVDEGFMRPTYFDTLCIGAEPVALIEQLRRYQPPARDKWAPDAAK, from the coding sequence ATGAAGGCAGTCTGCGTGTATTGCGGCTCGTCGTCCGGCGTGCGGCCCGTCTATGCGGACGCCGCGCGCGCGTTCGGCCGTGCGCTCGTCGCGGCGGACCTCACGCTCGTCTACGGCGGCGGGCGCGTCGGCCTGATGGGCACGATCGCCGACGAAGTGATGGCGGCCGGCGGCCGTGCGGTCGGCGTGATTCCCGAACTGCTGGTCGACAAGGAAGTCGGCCATACGGGGCTGTCCGAGCTGCACGTCGTCCCGGACATGCACCACCGGAAGAAGATGATGGCCGATCTCGCCGACGCATTCGTCGCGATGCCCGGCGGCGCCGGCACGCTCGAGGAGCTGTTCGAGGTCTACACCTGGGCGCAACTCGGCTATCACCGCAAGCCGGTCGCGCTGTACAACATCGATTCGTTCTACGACCCGCTGATCGCGATGCTGCGCCATACGGTCGACGAAGGCTTCATGCGGCCGACCTATTTCGACACGCTGTGCATCGGCGCCGAACCGGTCGCGCTGATCGAGCAGCTACGCCGCTACCAGCCGCCCGCGCGCGACAAGTGGGCGCCCGACGCCGCCAAATAA
- a CDS encoding TetR/AcrR family transcriptional regulator encodes MEAKPPRRTRERILELSLKLFNEIGEPNVTTTTIAEEMEISPGNLYYHFRNKDDIINSIFAQFEQQIERRLRFPEDHRPTIDETWSYLQYMADFMWTYRFLYRDLNDLLARNRTLETHFKQIISHKVRFAHDMCELLVSDAEMVATPAEIEVIATNMAVISTYWLSYQYVMHPRKYNDQDAIREELHQVSMHVISIMAPYLRGRSRQLFDDLVSGKLPKREFTDYLPPRDGSPRAAGSTAAAATKPAAKDVKQ; translated from the coding sequence ATGGAAGCGAAACCTCCCCGCCGCACCCGCGAACGGATTCTCGAGTTGTCGTTGAAACTCTTCAACGAGATCGGCGAGCCGAACGTCACGACCACGACGATCGCCGAGGAAATGGAAATCAGTCCAGGCAACCTGTACTACCATTTCCGCAACAAGGACGACATCATCAACAGCATCTTCGCGCAGTTCGAGCAGCAGATCGAACGGCGGCTGCGCTTTCCCGAAGATCACCGTCCCACCATCGACGAGACCTGGTCGTACCTGCAGTACATGGCCGATTTCATGTGGACCTACCGGTTCCTGTATCGCGACCTCAACGACCTGCTCGCGCGCAATCGCACGCTCGAAACCCACTTCAAGCAGATCATCAGCCACAAGGTGCGCTTCGCGCACGACATGTGCGAGCTGCTCGTGTCCGACGCCGAGATGGTCGCGACGCCTGCCGAAATCGAAGTCATCGCCACCAACATGGCCGTGATCTCGACGTACTGGCTGTCGTATCAGTACGTGATGCATCCGCGCAAGTACAACGACCAGGATGCGATCCGCGAAGAGCTGCACCAGGTCAGCATGCACGTGATCTCGATCATGGCCCCGTACCTGCGCGGCCGTTCGCGTCAGCTGTTCGACGATCTGGTGTCCGGCAAGCTGCCCAAGCGCGAGTTCACCGACTACCTGCCGCCGCGCGACGGGTCGCCGCGCGCCGCCGGCAGCACCGCCGCCGCCGCCACGAAGCCGGCCGCGAAGGACGTGAAGCAATGA